The Cucumis melo cultivar AY chromosome 5, USDA_Cmelo_AY_1.0, whole genome shotgun sequence genome has a segment encoding these proteins:
- the LOC103497551 gene encoding probable inactive receptor kinase At2g26730: protein MATAISLCSVFLLLLMIQWVDSEPTQDRQALLDFFSKTPHANRVQWNLSNSVCNWVGVECDSNRSFVYSLRLPGVGLVGPIPANTIGKLTQLRVLSLRSNRLSGEIPSDFSNLVMLRNLYLQDNAFSGEFPSSLTRLTRLTRLDLSSNEFSGPIPASVDNLTHLSGIFLQNNGFSGSLPSISAVNLTNFNVSNNKLNGSIPNSLAKFPASSFAGNLDLCGGPFPPCNPLTPSPSPSQITPPPNKKSKKLSTAAIIGIVIGAVFAAFLLLLILILCIRRRSNKTQTKSPKPPTAVGTAARSIPVAEAGTSSSKDDITGGSVEATERNKLVFFEGGIYNFDLEDLLRASAEVLGKGSVGTSYKAVLEEGTTVVVKRLKDVVVTKKEFENQMEILGTIKHENVVPLRAFYFSKDEKLLVYDYISTGSLSASLHGSRGSGRTPLDWDSRMRIALSAGRGLAHLHLTGKVVHGNIKSSNILLRPDHDACISDFGLNPLFGTATPPNRVAGYRAPEVVETRKVTFKSDVYSYGVLLLELLTGKAPNQQSLGEDGIDLPRWVQSVVREEWTAEVFDAELMRFHNIEEEMVQLLQIAMSCVSTVPDQRPAMPEVVRMIEDMSSHRSETDDGLRQSSDEPSKGSDVNTPPAESRTPPGVTP, encoded by the exons ATGGCTACCGCAATTTCTCTTTGctctgtttttcttcttctacttaTGATTCAGTGGGTTGACTCGGAGCCGACTCAGGATAGACAAGCCCTTCTCGATTTCTTCTCTAAAACTCCTCACGCCAATCGGGTTCAATGGAATCTTTCTAATTCCGTCTGTAATTGGGTCGGCGTTGAGTGTGATTCAAATCGGTCCTTTGTTTACTCTCTCCGTTTGCCTGGTGTTGGCCTCGTCGGACCGATTCCGGCTAATACAATTGGGAAATTGACTCAGCTCCGAGTTCTCAGTCTCCGTTCCAACCGTCTCTCCGGCGAGATCCCTTCGGATTTTTCCAATTTGGTAATGCTAAGGAATCTGTATCTTCAGGATAATGCTTTCTCCGGCGAGTTTCCGTCGAGCTTGACTCGTTTGACTCGGCTGACTAGGCTGGATTTGTCGTCGAACGAATTTTCCGGTCCGATTCCGGCTTCTGTTGACAATCTAACTCACTTGAGTGGGATTTTCTTACAGAACAATGGATTCTCCGGTTCACTCCCGAGTATCTCCGCCGTTAATTTAACAAACTTCAATGTCTCTAACAACAAACTCAACGGCTCGATTCCGAATTCCTTGGCGAAATTCCCTGCTTCTTCCTTTGCCGGAAACTTAGATCTCTGCGGCGGACCATTCCCACCTTGCAACCCATTAACTCCTTCTCCATCTCCATCACAAATCACCCCACCACCcaacaaaaaatcaaaaaaaCTCTCCACGGCAGCGATTATCGGAATCGTAATTGGCGCCGTTTTCGCAGCTTTTCTCCTCCTCCTCATCCTAATCCTCTGCATTCGTCGCCGGTCGAACAAAACACAGACGAAATCACCAAAGCCACCAACGGCGGTGGGAACGGCAGCGAGATCTATTCCAGTAGCGGAAGCTGGAACATCGTCGTCGAAAGACGACATTACCGGAGGGTCAGTGGAGGCGACGGAGAGGAACAAGCTGGTGTTTTTCGAAGGTGGGATTTACAACTTTGATTTAGAGGATTTGTTGAGGGCTTCGGCGGAGGTATTGGGGAAAGGAAGCGTCGGAACGTCGTATAAGGCGGTGCTGGAAGAAGGAACGACGGTGGTGGTGAAACGGCTGAAGGATGTGGTGGTGACGAAAAAGGAATTTGAGAATCAAATGGAGATTTTGGGGACAATTAAACATGAAAATGTGGTTCCGCTAAGAGCTTTTTACTTCTCTAAAGATGAGAAATTGCTTGTTTATGATTATATCTCCACCGGAAGTTTGTCGGCCAGCCTTCACG GAAGCCGAGGATCCGGCAGGACGCCGTTGGATTGGGATTCAAGAATGAGAATAGCACTAAGCGCCGGTCGAGGATTAGCCCATCTCCACCTCACCGGCAAGGTGGTTCACGGCAACATTAAATCCTCCAACATCCTTCTCCGTCCAGATCACGACGCCTGCATTTCCGATTTCGGCTTAAACCCACTTTTCGGCACTGCCACACCGCCGAATCGCGTCGCCGGTTACCGTGCACCGGAGGTCGTCGAAACCCGAAAAGTCACATTCAAATCCGACGTTTACAGCTACGGAGTTCTCCTCCTGGAACTCCTAACAGGAAAAGCCCCCAACCAACAATCCCTCGGCGAGGACGGAATCGACCTTCCACGGTGGGTTCAATCCGTCGTCCGGGAAGAATGGACGGCGGAGGTTTTCGACGCGGAGCTGATGCGGTTTCATAACATCGAAGAAGAGATGGTTCAGTTGCTGCAGATTGCAATGTCCTGTGTTTCGACGGTTCCCGATCAACGGCCGGCGATGCCGGAAGTTGTACGGATGATCGAAGATATGAGTAGTCATAGAAGTGAGACGGATGATGGGTTGCGTCAGTCTTCGGATGAGCCTTCGAAAGGATCAGACGTGAATACGCCACCGGCGGAGTCTAGAACTCCACCGGGAGTGACGCCGTAG